One bacterium genomic region harbors:
- the coaE gene encoding dephospho-CoA kinase (Dephospho-CoA kinase (CoaE) performs the final step in coenzyme A biosynthesis.), with the protein MIIGLTGGIASGKDTVAVMFADLGAEIIDADKIANNLIKARINRNNVPARIVGFFGKDILNNSGMIDKKRLADIVFKDRKKLESLNRIMHPEIIKIIKEQITSQIASVIIVNAPLIVEAEAVSLVDKLVVVSVSMENQIARLRARSSLTKEEACRRINAQLPIKKKEKIANFVIDNNDGLEKTEKQVKKIWKELCT; encoded by the coding sequence ATGATAATTGGGCTAACGGGGGGAATTGCTTCGGGGAAAGATACAGTAGCTGTAATGTTTGCTGATCTTGGCGCAGAGATAATAGATGCAGACAAAATTGCAAATAATTTAATAAAGGCTAGGATTAATAGGAATAATGTTCCTGCAAGAATAGTTGGCTTCTTTGGCAAGGATATTCTTAATAACTCTGGAATGATTGATAAAAAAAGGTTAGCAGATATTGTTTTTAAAGATAGAAAGAAGCTTGAGAGTCTTAATCGCATAATGCACCCGGAAATTATTAAGATTATAAAAGAACAAATAACTTCACAGATTGCTTCTGTAATTATTGTTAATGCGCCTCTTATTGTAGAAGCAGAAGCTGTCTCGCTTGTTGATAAGTTAGTAGTAGTTTCTGTAAGTATGGAGAATCAGATAGCAAGATTGAGAGCAAGATCATCTTTAACCAAGGAAGAAGCTTGCCGAAGAATAAATGCGCAGTTGCCAATAAAAAAAAAGGAAAAAATTGCCAATTTTGTAATTGACAATAATGATGGATTAGAAAAAACAGAAAAACAAGTCAAAAAAATATGGAAGGAGTTATGCACATGA